In Equus asinus isolate D_3611 breed Donkey chromosome 13, EquAss-T2T_v2, whole genome shotgun sequence, one DNA window encodes the following:
- the SAMD14 gene encoding sterile alpha motif domain-containing protein 14, whose translation MASSKLREPADEVFDLDLAVPETVRLDSSLHKARAQLLAKGRRHRPSRSRLRDSASSAEDGEGSDGPGGKVNDGCGSPLHRLRSPLHSGPGSPAGGSFCLDPPGLRRSLDEDEAPPSPLTRYRPLHNAASHEGLAAASGSPPRSAPSSDSSPSFVRRHPRAEPHSEDDSRDASPPEPASPTIGLDKKTRRKFLDLGVTLRRASTSKSRKEKGSNRLSMGSRESVEASGRSGGSPFLPFSWFTDSGKGSASSGSTTSPTCSPKHEGFSPKKSASQESTLSDDSTPPSSSPKIPSSSRQEAKCSYPYHTLSQSSDEFLDEPLPAVHHWTSQQVGQWLHSLNLEQYAAEFAARQVDGPQLLQLDGSKLKSLGLTNSHDRALVKRKVKELAAAAEKERKAQEKAARQREKLRRREQEAKKS comes from the exons ATGGCTTCTTCAAAGCTCCGAGAACCCGCGGATGAAGTTTTCG ACTTGGACTTGGCTGTGCCAGAGACCGTCAGACTGGACAGCAGTTTACACAAGGCCCGGGCCCAACTACTGGCCAAGGGCCGGAGACACCGGCCCTCTCGCTCAAGGCTTCGGGACAGTGCCAGCTCTGCAGAGGATGGTGAAGGCTCCGATGGGCCCGGAGGCAAG gtgaACGACGGCTGCGGGAGCCCCCTGCACCGGCTGCGCTCACCTTTGCACTCGGGCCCGGGGTCCCCGGCCGGGGGCTCTTTCTGCCTGGATCCCCCGGGGTTGCGGCGCAGCCTGGACGAGGACGAGGCGCCGCCCTCGCCGCTCACACGCTATCGGCCCCTGCACAACGCCGCCTCGCACGAGGGCCTGGCCGCCGCCTCCGGCTCACCGCCGCGCTCCGCACCCTCCTCGGACAGCTCGCCTAGCTTCGTGCGCCGCCACCCGCGCGCAGAGCCGCACAGCGAAG ATGACAGCCGGGATGCCAGCCCACCTGAGCCTGCCAGCCCCACCATTGGCCTGGATAAGAAGACTCGCCGAAAGTTCCTGGACCTGGG GGTCACCTTACGCCGAGCATCCACTAGCAAGAGCCGGAAGGAGAAGGGCAGCAACCGCCTGTCCATGGGCAGCAG GGAGTCGGTGGAGGCGTCCGGCAGGTCAGGGGGCTCCCCgtttctgcccttttcctggttcacagacagcgGCAAGGGCTCGGCGTCCTCCGGCAGCACCACCTCCCCCACTTGCTCCCCTAAACATGAGGGATTCAGCCCTAAGAAGTCAGCTTCCCAG GAATCCACTCTGAGTGATGACTCCACACCCCCCAGCAGCAGCCCCAAGATCCCGAGTAGTTCCCGGCAGGAGGCCAAGTGTTCCTACCCCTACCACACGCTGTCCCAGTCTTCAGATGAG TTCCTGGATGAACCTCTCCCTGCTGTCCACCACTGGACCAGTCAGCAGGTGGGCCAGTGGCTGCACAGCCTCAATCTGGAGCAGTATGCTGCTGAGTTCGCTGCGCGGCAGGTGGACGGGCCACAGCTACTGCAGCTCGATGGAAGCAAACTGAAG AGCCTGGGGCTCACCAACTCACATGACCGGGCGCTAGTGAAGCGGAAGGTGAAGGAGCTGGCGGCGGCTGCTGAGAAGGAGCGCAAGGCGCAGGAGAAGGCCGCGCGGCAGCGAGAGAAGCTCCGGCGCAGGGAGCAGGAGGCCAAGAAGAGCTAG
- the PDK2 gene encoding pyruvate dehydrogenase kinase, isozyme 2 — translation MRWVRALLKNASLAGAPKYIEHFSKFSPSPLSMKQFLDFGSSNACEKTSFTFLRQELPVRLANIMKEINLLPDRVLSTPSVQLVQSWYVQSLLDIMEFLDKDPEDHRTLSQFADALVTIRNRHNDVVPTMAQGVLEYKDTYGDDPVSNQNIQYFLDRFYLSRISIRMLINQHTLIFDGSTNPAHPKHIGSIDPNCNVSEVVKDAYDMAKLLCDKYYMASPDLEIQEINATNSKQPIHMVYVPSHLYHMLFELFKNAMRATVESHESSLTLPPIKVMVALGEEDLSIKMSDRGGGVPLRKIERLFSYMYSTAPTPQLGTGGTPLAGFGYGLPISRLYAKYFQGDLQLFSMEGFGTDAVIYLKALSTDSVERLPVYNKSAWRHYQTIQEAGDWCVPSTEPKNTSTYRVS, via the exons GGTCCAGCAATGCCTGTGAGAAAACCTCATTCACCTTCCTCAGGCAGGAGCTGCCTGTGCGCCTGGCCAACATCATGAAGGAGATCAACCTGCTTCCCGACCGAGTGCTCAGCACCCCCTCGGTGCAGCTGGTACAGAGCTG GTATGTCCAGAGTCTCCTGGACATCATGGAGTTCCTGGACAAGGACCCCGAGGACCATCGTACCCTGAGCCA GTTCGCTGACGCCCTAGTCACCATCCGGAACCGCCACAATGACGTGGTGCCCACCATGGCGCAGGGCGTGCTGGAGTACAAGGACACCTACGGCGATGACCCCGTCTCCAACCAGAACATCCAGTACTTCCTGGACCGCTTCTACCTCAGCCGCATCTCCATCCGCATGCTCATCAACCAGCACA CCCTGATCTTTGACGGCAGCACCAACCCAGCCCACCCCAAACACATCGGCAGCATTGACCCCAACTGCAACGTCTCCGAGGTGGTGAAAG ATGCCTATGACATGGCCAAGCTCCTGTGTGACAAGTATTACATGGCCTCACCTGACCTGGAGATCCAGGAGATCAATG CAACCAACTCCAAACAGCCAATTCACATGGTCTATGTCCCCTCCCACCTCTACCACATGCTTTTTGAACTCTTCAAG aaTGCCATGCGAGCAACTGTGGAAAGCCACGAATCCAGCCTCACTCTCCCACCTATCAAGGTCATGGTGGCTTTGGGCGAGGAAGATCTGTCCATCAAA ATGAGTGACCGAGGCGGGGGTgtccccttgaggaagattgagcGACTCTTCAGCTACATGTATTCCACAGCACCCACCCCCCAACTCGGCACTGGGGGAACCCCACTG GCTGGCTTCGGGTACGGGCTCCCCATTTCCCGTCTCTATGCCAAGTACTTCCAGGGGGACCTGCAGCTCTTCTCCATGGAGGGCTTTGGGACGGACGCTGTCATCTATCTCAAG GCCCTGTCCACGGACTCGGTGGAGCGCCTGCCTGTCTACAACAAGTCAGCCTGGCGCCACTACCAGACCATCCAGGAGGCTGGCGACTGGtgtgtgcccagcacagagcccaaGAACACGTCCACGTACCGTGTCAGCTAG